The DNA window aatattggcaaaaacaaaatgcaaaattaattGATATACAGGCATTCAAAGACACAGGATGTCAGAATCACAGACATAAAAATAACTTCTCCAAACCAATAAGAAAACTGCTAACAGAAAATCTTGCTCCCAACCCATATGTAACTCCAGCCAATGATTACAGCTGAAATTCCACTATTTGTTGAAACAAAGAATCTTCTTTGCTTTGGTTTTCAGTTTAGAATGTGTGAGAATGAGGAGACAAGAATGTCCTGGAGGGTAAAGAGCAGAAATAATCATACAAGTGGCTTTGACTCCCAAACCCATCCTCGAATAAGATGGGAGATAACACAGCAGGGTAGACATTGAGTATGGAATGTAGAGAATGAGGAAATAGATCATCAGTTTCATAGCACGGACATGAGCTTCAGTCTGGGGATTCCAAAAGCCAGTGGAGTTTTTCTTCATCTTCTGTATATGTCTCCTTAGAGAATGTATTAACAATGAAGCAGAAGTTACATTAAGGATAAACTGGAGCAATGAGCTCAAAAGCAaagaggccaccaatgacaagatGCCCTCATTGAGGTCAAATAAGGTGCCATTTCTCCCAGtcacaaattcaggaaaatgtgaCATCTGTCTGAGCACAACATACAGAAGAGTGGTGAAGGCAGAAATCAGCACACAGGCCAGCAGCAGTCTGGTGATCTTTGGGGAGAGATTCCGTTTCAGCAGGAAAAACACTGAGTGTTGGAAGTTAGTTATCTTCACACAGTACAAGCTGTTGAGCAAGGTCACAAACCAGAGACTGATAGAGTCTAAAAACCTCCAGCATAAAAGACAAAGTGTGTAATAGGAGCCTGACCTTTCAGCATTTGAAGAGATGATGTACAAAATGCTCAGGAGAAACAATGCCAGCATAAAAAATCTGGTGATGCCCAAGCTGAAGAGGATCTTATCAGAAGAGGAGATTCTGTGGCTTTTGATCCAAGTCCTGTAAATGACCACTGCAATGAACAGATTCATAATGATtcctacaaaattaaaaataagtgagGCAACAacagcagaaaaataaaatacctcaAGCATCTTTACTCATTGAGAATTCAGCAGTTATAGTactgatgctgaggcaggagaaataCTGAAATGTGTAGGTAGATACCAGTATCCAAACAGGGAgatgtttcctttttttcccccagctCAGCAAATGAGCCATTTGTAGTTTAATAGCCAACTGCTTTTACTGAGATGCAAATTTTCTAAGGattgcattactatttcttcattccTATACTTTTTTCCTTAGAAACACCCAATTAAAACAAGCCTAGGTAGACCCGGGAGTCCTTTCCTCCAAGAGCAAGAAGGCCAGGGGTGGAATCAGAACAGACTTCAAGGTCTTCAAATCCAATCAGAGAGACCTAGTCCAGCATTGTTTCTGTCAGTGTTTCACACCATAGGTTTTCTTCATAGAAACCACAGAGGATGGTGGAAATTCTAATGCCTCACTGCTACTCAGCACCTTCCAACCACATATCCATGGCTTACCTCAATTCAACTTCTCTCTCCCCTATAATCTGTGGATGCTGTAACTACTTTCTCCAACTGTCATTCAAATTTTTCCAGTGCCACTCctttttttattgattaaaaaataaataaatgacagtggaatgcattacaattcttattacatgtatatagcacaatttttcatttctctggttgtatataaagtatgatgacaccaattcatgtctcatatatgtactttggatgatgatgtctatcacattccaccatccttgctaagcccctgccccctccctttccctcccacccctctgccctatttaaattcatctattcctcccatgctaccccactattccccctccctaccccactatgagtcagcctccttatatcaagaaAACATTCAGGATttgtgttttttgggattggcatacttcacttagcattatcttctccaatgacaTCCAtttcctgaaaatgccatgattttattctcttttattgctgatttATCCCTTAACACATACAGTGACTTACTATTGTCTAATAAATTAAGTTCAAGAATCTGATCCTCTTTAAgacagtctttctttctttctttctttcttttttttttttttttttttttggtactgggaattgaactcaggtgcactcaaccactgagccacatccccagccctattttgcattttatttagagacaaggtctcactgagttgcttacagcctacgttgctgaggctctctttgaactcaggatcctcagcctcccaagccattggaattataggcatgtaccaccgcgCCCAGCAGAGACAATCTTTCTTATTCCCATCTTTCCATGATAATTATTTTGCATTCCCTTATTGCTACATATACAAATTATTGCCACTATCAATTGCTGTGTTCTTATTTTTGTGTAAGAAAAAAGTCAGGCTTTTCATTTGTTTCCTTTAAAAATCTGCATCTATACTTAGATCATATGTGGCTATCTCCCTGTATGCATTCAACTGACAATGAATGAGATATACAGTACTAGTTGTAGTTTTGAGGATCAAACAACTATTTGCCTGATTACTTTGTCACTGCTTAGATATGAAAGGGCAAATGATGTTATGGAGAACCACAGATGAGTACTGCAAGAGTATGGCATCTCTTATCTACtctatagttttttgtttgtttgtttgtttgtttgtttttatttgaaaCCACAGTGCAATCCAGGATGTGACCAAATATATCTTACCAAATTTGCATCAAGGTGAAGCACAAAGTCCTACTGCCAAACACAAATAGGAATGGACAAGCAGAAGCAGCCAAGATATGATGTGACAGGAAGGCAATCCTATAAGAAATTCCCTGAGGTGGAGCCTAGGTGCTTGCAGAAGCTTTTTATACAAATTAACGGGCACTAACAGAGGTATACCCACATCAGCAAAACAGGTAAAACTAGTGAGTGAAGAAGCAAGGCCATGATTCAAGGGGAAATTATAGCATAGATCTCTACTTCATTACCCAAAATATAAGACTGcattaaaataattgaaatataaatatagcaTATTCAAATAACACACTGAAACAGAACAAATAATATAGCTTAAGATATAAGAAAACAATATTCCAAAAAAATGGGAAACCCGCTATTAGTTTTTAACAGACCCCATCCAGAGTGTGATAAATAAAATAGctttctataggaggaaatattataataaagatGTGATCATGTTGACTAGTGTGATCAGTGAGTGAGAGGGTTCTGTCAGAAGTTATTTCTCAAAGGATCAGTATAGGAAAAGTGTTAGCAAAACTCTTTCATTGCACAAGATTTTGACTTTCGATTAAACTTGACATGTCTATTTTCCTTGTCAATCTAATAAAGGTAAGATCATCAACTACATTGTTTATACCCACACCCAAGTCTTCTGATTGGAAAATTACACCTTGGTTCGAAGGAACCATGtgtgaataataaatattttatggaGACTACATACTTTGGGCCACCCTGAATGTAATGACTCCTCATGTGCATGTCCCTTAACTGGATGCTGGAAGCCATGTCTGTGAAATTATTACAAAAGAAATTGGCTCCTTTGGGACATGAAGTTTCCATTCAGAGCAGATCACACGTTCACCCTGATGTGGATCTCTCCTCTTTGCACCTTACTCTGCAGCCTGGACCAAGAACTTTGCAAAAGAGAAAGACCTGACATTGCTCTGTTGGTAAGAATAGGCTATTACACATGAACCTGCGAGTCTTGAAGTCTGACTGTTtactagagcactggtgggcactGCAGTCATGGATACAGATCTTCTGCTTTTTAGACCTGTAGGGAAAGCTGGGGAAACAGTCAAAACAAAAGGATGACTTAGCTCATTTAGTGATGACTCTGGAGATCTGAGATCAGTCCTGAACAACTAGAATTACAGTTTCAAATtttttccaaaaaagtactacATGGAGCCAGGCACCCTGGCATGTGCCTGCAATCACTGATACTCCCAAGGCTGAGGAATAAGGATCGTggcgttcaaagttagcctcagcaacttaatgaggccttaAGTCTTGCCAGATCCTATCTcaagacaaaatttaaaaagaaagggctggggatgtggctcaatggtgaagTGCCCacctaagttgattcccaaggaccaaacaaaaaaagagtacTACATGAAActtagaaggaagaaagaaggaatcCTCCACTTCATGGGGGGGGAGCGGGGTTATTAAGTGCCAACTGTCTCCAGCAATGCACCAGGAATCTTAAATTTAGTTAATACTTAAAACAGTCCTAGGAGAAAGATATGGATATCCCTACTTACCAATGAGAAAAATGAAGAACACAGAAAGTAAATATCTACTGCATATATCAGACAATCAATGGCTAAGACGGAAGGTCTTTCCGAGACtaagctcttttatttttttagactGACTCTCATTGATTCTTGCATGCAACAAACTGTTGTTAGTGAGGCACTGTTAGGTGCTAGAGAATCAGGGGAGAAATAGCAACCTACACATCCTGACTTCAGATAACATACACAATAATGGGAGGAGACACACAGAATATTAGAGATCAGTGCTTAGGGTGGTACAAGACGGAACATCAAAGAATGCAATGACAGTGTTCAGGAGGCACATTTAATCCAGACTTGGGAGAGGGGGGTCAGGAGACATTTAAATTAAGGATGAAAAGAGATGTTATCCAAGCAAGAGCACAGGATGGTAGGGAGAAGGATGACAGAGAACCCTACATACAGACTTAGAGATGACAAAAAGTGCAACTGGTTAAGGAAATAGAAGAGTACAGAGGTtcaaagagaggaagagaagtgGTCAGAGATGAAAGTGGAAACATGTATCACCCAGAAGCTATGCTATAGtgtcacagtctggctgggcacaaaatcacgagccactcaagcaggaacaaactttatttccaaaactcccgcAAATGCCATGCACGCAgccttctcccgggacacactacaccaataggaaatccctcctctggaattccctcctaccgcacttccccaaccaatgggaactctccagagtCCCaggagagctccaaagtagcagaccgaggtggacagcaggggtctaatctccaattgaatgcacatcttaacataatcattatgatctcaatggcttgctggctgtcacaaccaaaaatgccatgcgtcattcctacttggctatggttcTCAGCACTATAGCAGTCACAGATTTGGGGAATAATTAGTATATATTAGTATAGTAATAATAAATAGTGTATATTAGTATAGTAATGTGATCAGAGGCATGCAAACATTCTGGGAAAACATACAGAGTATGTGTTTGACCTCATCTTTGAGAGTCAGAGAAACTGTCTTGGAGGAATAAAGATGTGAAGAAGAGAAACTAGCTGATGAGAGAAAGAAAATTCTAAGCAAAGAGAACAGCTTACCCAAAACTATAGCAACAAGAGATTATGGCATATTTGGGAGCTAGAAACGGATGAAACTAAGAAGGAAAATAGGGGACAAATAAAAAATGGCTTTATATTACAGGTCAAGGAATTTGGATTTACCCAGAGCAACGGAGAGTCACTGTAGAGCTCAGGAAAGGAGCACTATAATGGTATTTTCATTGCATGAAAAACGAAACCCAAGTAATGTAGGAATGCTTTGCTGGAAGCAGGTGGAGTTGGAGACAGGAAACTAGTCAGAATCCTGTTGCAGTCACTCTGATGGGTTGAAAAACTAGAAGTGGAGATGAGGTGACATTTGGAAGAAATGCTGTTAAATACCAAATGGATCTGACTGGTGATCAAATAGACACTGAAGTTGCCAAGGAGGGAAAATCTGGGTTGGTTTCCAGAATATACCCAcaatctctctcacacacatacacaaagagagacagaaagaaagagagagagagagagagagagagagagagagagagagagatacacacaCAAAGTCTTTTCCTAAATATTTGTATGATCTGCACTgacagttaaaaaagaaaagagcttATTTAAATAGGTGAGGATATTGACTCAGGTCTTCCAATAGCAGAGAATGAAAAAAGACTATAAACATACATGATACTCAACATGGGAGGAAGTCAAGGGAGGAAAGTAGAATATTCAGACAATAATTAAGGTATGGCAtctgtgaaaacacacacacacacacacaaaggagggTGGAAGAAACAATTGGGTAGAGGAGGAGTCCTAAACTGTAGCAGTTTCAAGAAAACTGATGGACAGTGAATAGGCCAGAATTGGCTGTGGAGGAGTCTCTTGTTTCAACAGAAGAGACCTGACTTGATACTGCATGGTGCTCTGTCACACACTGGAAGAAACTCACAGGAAGCACAGCCTCACAGTGCCAAGTCTCAGCAGCTGGAGATATAAGCCAGTTATGATCTCCACAGCAGAGATCTGACTAGCATATTTTCATGACTGCCACAAAATGAAGTTAAGGATGAAGCTCACCTGTGAGGATCCTGATGGAAAACTAGAAGGTCTCATGAGCTCTCTCATAAATTGATTTTGATTCCTGTGTTAAAGCTCCAAAATACACAAAAGAATAGATGTGTTTTGGAGGGGACATGGGCATTGGGAACCAACTCTAGCATGTAATTGGGCTTCAAATATAGATATAATTAATATTCCATAATTTGATTCAGGGTGTCTGGTCATAGAAGAGAAAAGCCATGTCCTGGACCTTTGGCATAAAGGACCTAGATTTAAGAATTTTAAGGGATTTAGCAAAGAAAGCCAATTACTTGaaagcaaatcaaaacaaaacataaagatgtcATTTTCCAAGGTTTCTAAAAACTGGGCCTAAGGTATGTACTTCCTGGGACTCACTGAAGAACCTGCAGTTTAGGCATTTCTTCTGATGGAATTAGAAGACCAAGCCCTATCCAAAATAGCCAGGCTTCCCATCATTGTGCCTCTTGCAGTAACTGACACTCCTTTATTCATAAGCTTACCCATCAACCAGACCCAAGCCCCTACTCCTACCCCACCTTTGAGTAATGACAGTCCACACATGGCTCAAATCACAAAATACACTCTCATAATTTCCAGGAGTCACCTCCAAATTTTTCTGAAAGAGGGAATTTGAAGTGGGATGGGGTACAGATGCCCTAAGGGaaccaaatgttttatcacaccagACTCTCCTACGAATTCTGCACCACTATTCACAGTACTACAGTCAGTGAAATGAAAAGCAGTCAGTTAGCGAACAGCTAAGCCAAAACCTCTAGTGAGATGTTAAGTAAGAAAGGAAAATCCTAACATCTCAGCCCTTAATGCAGAATCAGGACCTCAGTATCAGCTAAAGAACAATAAGGCCAGAGCTAGGCAAGAAAGTTGTCAAAGTAACAACAGTAGAAAGGAGCTCAGGAGAAGTTTTAGAGTGGTTGAGGCTGAGTTAAAGAGCATGAGGTCAGAGCAGACAAAACAGATGCCCTCCAAGCATGGCAGCATAGAATTCCACAATGAACTCCCCCATGCTGAAAATAAGCAGACTTTATTTAATTACTGAATTATGGGGTTGAGGGAAATACCAGTTTTAGAATTACTTTTATGTTACTGAATTATAAATTAATCTTATatgtcatttttagtttttagcagATACATCTTTCTAAATAGGAAACTGTGGGATGGGTCAGAGTTTGGAATTTTACTGGCAGCTTCAAGAAGCAAGTATCAATTTAAAAGTCAACTATGCAGGGTGTTGAATAcaccagtggcaaagcacttcacTTGTctaatgtgcaaggtcctgggttaagCCCCCAAAACTGCAAATAACAAGATAattaataaaacataaataaaaaccaACTATACAGACAAAAAAACCCATTTTATTCCTGTATTTTTAGGAATAAATGTACATATCCCAGAGCAGACCTAAGATTAATTTCTGGTTACACATGACTAAATGTCAAGTCATGTGATGATCCTTCATGCTAGGTCAAAATATACCATCTTTCACAAAACAACAATGTTTTTTCAGTGTTACTCCATGTAAAACTGTAATCATCATTCACGTGTTAACTTAttcattccttccttccatcAAACCCATCAAAAAATACTACTTCTATTTCCTTTGTACAAAGGAGGAAAGTAAACTAGAGGTTAAGAAATTTCCCCATGGTCATTCAGTTCTTAAGGGCAAgagccaggaattgaacccagtctaTCTTCCTTTCAGGCCCACATTCTTAGTCACAACAGTCTACACTTGAAAGCCATATTAGTGCTAGAAATACACATTCAGAAATACTATATATCCTATCTGAATTTGCTCAAAAATGAGAGAATTTTACATGACATAAACAATATTCTCATTGACTTGTCAAAATTGATGACAGGAGGTAAATCAATGTCTACATAAGCTGCATATATTAGAAGGGATAACACTCTGTAATTTGAAGAAGAAATATTTATcttgatatatatttttaaaaaagaataggaaGTAATGAAGAATATATGGATGTAAGGAAGAAGGGAGGTAGGAAAGGACAGTGGGTGAGAGGGCGAGTGGGCCGGCagggatgcttgggtttttttccatcctcaaaagttaaaaactgctgataattttaataaaatgatgaTGAAGTGCAAGCATGGATTGGAAACTAGAATGCAAAACACCTGCTTTTCACCCGACTGCTTTCATCATCAAACCACAGGTTTGTGGAAAGTGCTACCTTATGACAAGTATTGCTGCATAGGTCATTGTTAAACAGCCTTCATTAATCCAGCACTATATTTAGTGAACTGTGAAAAATGCTGTTACTGTTGTCTTGTGAAATTCTAGTGCCCTGCAAAATTGATGTTATAGTCTACTTTTTAAGATGAGGAAAGAGACAGTCAAACAAGTAACTAAAGTAGCTTATCAAAGACCAAAAATCTTGATCTTTAAATGATAGAACAAGAATTCAAACAAACATCTATGGGACAGAAAAGTTATTGctttctgtcaagcatggtggtgcatgcctgtaatttcaacagctttagaggctgaggcaggaggattgcaagtttaaagccatcctcagcaacttggc is part of the Callospermophilus lateralis isolate mCalLat2 chromosome 1, mCalLat2.hap1, whole genome shotgun sequence genome and encodes:
- the Tas2r4 gene encoding taste receptor type 2 member 4 — its product is MLEVFYFSAVVASLIFNFVGIIMNLFIAVVIYRTWIKSHRISSSDKILFSLGITRFFMLALFLLSILYIISSNAERSGSYYTLCLLCWRFLDSISLWFVTLLNSLYCVKITNFQHSVFFLLKRNLSPKITRLLLACVLISAFTTLLYVVLRQMSHFPEFVTGRNGTLFDLNEGILSLVASLLLSSLLQFILNVTSASLLIHSLRRHIQKMKKNSTGFWNPQTEAHVRAMKLMIYFLILYIPYSMSTLLCYLPSYSRMGLGVKATCMIISALYPPGHSCLLILTHSKLKTKAKKILCFNK